From the genome of Acomys russatus chromosome 27, mAcoRus1.1, whole genome shotgun sequence, one region includes:
- the LOC127209862 gene encoding microcephalin-like, giving the protein MFIAPASSPPRAKLCELVLLCGGQVSPAPQLASLIIGPYTGQKEATIQYLSEKWVLDSITQHQVCDFNNYQLLQ; this is encoded by the exons ATGTTCATTGCACCAGCCAGCAGCCCCCCAAGAGCCAAGTTGTGTGAACTGGTACTCCTGTGTGGTGGCCAAGTCAGCCCCGCCCCTCAGCTGGCCAGCCTCATCATTGGTCCCTACACTGGCCAGAAGGAAGCAACTATCCAGTACCTGTCAGAGAAATGGGTCTTAG acTCCATCACCCAACACCAGGTGTGTGACTTTAACAACTACCAATTGCTACAATGA